From a single Planctellipticum variicoloris genomic region:
- the rplN gene encoding 50S ribosomal protein L14, whose protein sequence is MIQMQTMLDVADNTGAKTARCIKVLGSSRRRYAGVGDVVVVAVQKSLPNGTIKHGQVVKGVIVRCKQPTRRVDGSYVRFDSNAIVIVDNDNNPKGTRIFGAVARELRDRRFMKIVSLAAEVV, encoded by the coding sequence ATGATCCAGATGCAGACGATGCTGGACGTCGCCGACAACACGGGCGCGAAGACGGCACGGTGCATTAAGGTGCTGGGGAGTTCCCGGCGTCGATATGCGGGTGTGGGCGACGTTGTCGTCGTGGCCGTGCAGAAATCGCTGCCGAACGGTACGATCAAGCACGGCCAGGTCGTGAAGGGCGTGATCGTCCGGTGCAAGCAGCCGACCCGCCGGGTCGACGGAAGCTATGTGCGGTTCGACAGCAACGCGATCGTGATCGTGGATAACGATAACAATCCGAAGGGAACGCGAATCTTCGGGGCGGTCGCCCGCGAGTTGCGCGACCGACGGTTTATGAAAATTGTCAGCCTTGCGGCGGAAGTGGTCTAA
- the rpsL gene encoding 30S ribosomal protein S12 gives MPTINQLIRKPRKVQPVRTKSPVLESCPQKRGVCMLVKTVTPKKPNSALRKVARVRLSNGKEVTAYIPGEGHNLQEHSIVLVRGGRVRDLPGVRYKVIRGVLDTLGVTNRKQARSRYGAKRPK, from the coding sequence ATGCCGACGATCAACCAGTTGATTCGCAAGCCACGCAAGGTGCAGCCGGTCCGGACGAAGTCTCCGGTGCTGGAATCGTGTCCGCAGAAGCGGGGCGTGTGCATGCTGGTCAAGACGGTGACTCCGAAGAAGCCGAACTCGGCTCTGCGAAAGGTCGCCCGTGTGCGGTTGTCGAACGGCAAGGAAGTGACCGCTTACATTCCGGGTGAAGGCCACAACCTGCAGGAGCACTCGATTGTGCTCGTGCGAGGCGGCCGCGTTCGCGACTTGCCCGGTGTGCGGTATAAGGTGATTCGTGGCGTGCTGGATACGCTGGGCGTGACCAATCGTAAGCAGGCTCGCAGCCGCTACGGCGCCAAGCGTCCCAAGTAA
- the fusA gene encoding elongation factor G, with product MSYDIQKVRNIGIIAHIDAGKTTTTERILFYAKSTHRMGDVDSGNTITDFDPEEAARGITIYSAAVTCHWLDHTINIIDTPGHVDFTAEVERSLRVLDGGVVVFSAVEGVEAQSETVWRQADRYRVPRICFINKLDRIGASFERTFNQVVNRLHGNPLALQIPIGEGPATNADGFRGVIDLVAMQALYFDPESQGATIRVEPIPESEQERADEWRVKLLDAVAMLDDEVFAVYDATGDLPPDQIRRVVRKATLAYQLQPLLCGSSLNHIGVQPLLDGVVWYLPSPADVPPVEGRNPNPKKQDVVEVRKAKDDEPFAGLVFKIVADQHNELCFVRIYSGTLKSRSRLLNPRTGAKELVSQLWRIRASDREKLEEAFAGDIVGVVGPKDSATGDTLCDQSQPILLESIRFPDTVISMAIEPETSAERKKLEEVLRLMSKQDPTFRAEISEETGQTIISGMGELHLEIIAKRMQRDFGLKIRVYKPRVTYRETVAGPLEHRERFEHQAANSTQFVELAIRIEPFSGTEPVTIENKLKPGTLPPDLLNSALQALRDESSGGGLVGYPLMNVKITVTDAEYREKETTEVAVKTAAARALRNALQSAGVVLLEPIMKLEVVTPEDFLGNITADLSSRRAMIVDTEIRGNLVALQAESPLSQMFGYSTQVRSLSQGRASYSMEPLRFDAAPDDVLAGMLGQ from the coding sequence ATGTCGTACGACATTCAAAAAGTCCGGAACATCGGCATCATTGCACACATTGACGCCGGCAAGACGACGACGACCGAGCGGATTTTGTTCTACGCGAAGTCGACGCACCGGATGGGGGATGTTGACTCCGGCAATACGATCACGGACTTCGACCCCGAAGAGGCCGCTCGCGGGATCACGATTTACTCGGCGGCCGTGACGTGCCACTGGCTCGATCACACGATCAACATCATCGATACGCCGGGGCACGTCGACTTCACCGCAGAGGTGGAGCGCAGCCTGCGTGTGCTGGACGGCGGCGTCGTGGTCTTCAGCGCGGTTGAAGGGGTCGAGGCGCAGAGCGAGACGGTGTGGCGGCAGGCCGACCGGTATCGCGTGCCGCGGATCTGCTTTATCAACAAGCTGGACCGCATCGGGGCGTCGTTCGAGCGGACCTTCAACCAGGTCGTGAACCGGCTGCACGGGAATCCGCTGGCGCTGCAGATTCCGATTGGCGAGGGGCCTGCGACGAACGCCGACGGGTTTCGCGGGGTGATCGACCTGGTGGCGATGCAGGCGCTCTATTTCGACCCTGAGAGCCAGGGGGCGACGATCCGTGTGGAGCCGATTCCGGAGTCCGAGCAGGAGCGGGCCGACGAGTGGCGGGTGAAGCTGCTGGACGCGGTGGCGATGCTCGACGACGAGGTGTTTGCCGTTTACGACGCGACGGGCGACCTGCCGCCGGATCAGATCCGGCGTGTGGTGCGAAAGGCGACCCTGGCCTATCAGCTCCAGCCGCTGTTATGCGGCTCGTCGCTGAATCATATTGGCGTGCAGCCGCTGCTGGACGGCGTGGTGTGGTATCTGCCCAGTCCGGCCGACGTTCCGCCGGTGGAAGGGCGGAATCCGAACCCGAAGAAGCAGGACGTCGTCGAGGTTCGCAAAGCGAAAGACGACGAGCCGTTTGCCGGCCTGGTCTTCAAGATCGTCGCGGACCAGCATAACGAATTGTGCTTTGTGCGAATCTATTCGGGGACGCTGAAGAGCCGTTCCCGGCTGCTGAATCCGCGGACCGGGGCCAAAGAGCTGGTGAGCCAGCTCTGGCGGATCCGGGCCAGCGACCGCGAAAAGCTGGAAGAGGCGTTTGCGGGAGACATTGTCGGCGTTGTCGGGCCGAAGGATTCGGCGACCGGGGATACGCTGTGCGATCAGAGTCAGCCGATCCTGCTGGAGTCGATCCGGTTCCCGGATACGGTGATCTCGATGGCGATCGAGCCGGAGACGAGCGCGGAGCGGAAGAAGCTGGAGGAGGTGCTCCGGCTGATGTCGAAGCAGGATCCGACGTTCCGGGCGGAAATCAGCGAAGAGACCGGGCAGACGATCATCAGCGGGATGGGGGAGCTCCATCTGGAGATCATCGCGAAGCGGATGCAGCGCGATTTCGGCCTGAAAATCCGCGTCTACAAGCCTCGCGTCACGTACCGCGAGACTGTGGCGGGGCCGCTGGAGCATCGGGAGCGGTTCGAGCATCAGGCCGCAAACAGCACGCAGTTTGTGGAATTGGCGATCCGGATCGAACCATTTTCAGGAACTGAGCCGGTCACAATTGAAAACAAACTCAAACCGGGTACACTACCGCCCGACCTGTTGAATTCGGCGTTGCAGGCGCTGCGCGACGAATCCAGCGGGGGTGGGTTGGTGGGATATCCGCTGATGAACGTGAAGATCACGGTCACGGATGCCGAATACCGCGAGAAAGAGACCACGGAGGTTGCCGTTAAAACGGCGGCCGCTAGGGCTCTCCGAAATGCACTGCAGTCCGCCGGGGTTGTGCTCCTGGAGCCAATCATGAAGCTGGAGGTTGTGACTCCCGAGGATTTCCTGGGGAATATCACGGCCGACCTGAGTTCACGGCGGGCGATGATTGTGGATACGGAGATTCGGGGTAATCTGGTGGCCTTGCAGGCGGAGTCCCCGCTTTCCCAGATGTTTGGTTACTCGACTCAGGTGCGAAGTCTGTCGCAGGGACGGGCGTCGTATTCGATGGAGCCGCTTCGGTTTGATGCGGCTCCGGACGATGTGCTGGCGGGCATGTTGGGTCAGTAG
- the rplD gene encoding 50S ribosomal protein L4 gives MISVAVYNQAGQDTGAKYEFDPAELAGEINKQLLHDAVVMYQANLRQGTSKTKTRSEVAGSSHKLYRQKGTGNARAGNKRTPVRRGGGHAFAKRPKDWSYRLPRKALQIATRMAVLGKFQDNEVTVVDSLTMDQPKTKVMAAVLKALGVEKDSCLLAIDNHDAAVWRSARNIPTLSVSPAADLNALKLLEKRRLVVTTKALDQIRGKVQGG, from the coding sequence ATGATTTCCGTAGCAGTATACAATCAGGCCGGTCAGGACACTGGGGCGAAGTACGAATTCGACCCGGCGGAGCTGGCTGGCGAAATCAATAAGCAGTTGCTTCACGACGCGGTCGTGATGTACCAGGCGAACCTGCGGCAGGGGACTTCCAAGACGAAGACCCGGTCGGAAGTCGCCGGCAGCTCTCATAAGCTGTATCGTCAGAAGGGGACGGGTAATGCCCGTGCCGGTAACAAGCGGACTCCTGTTCGTCGGGGTGGCGGGCATGCGTTCGCCAAGCGTCCGAAGGACTGGAGCTATCGGCTTCCGCGTAAGGCGCTGCAGATCGCCACGCGAATGGCGGTGCTGGGCAAGTTTCAGGACAACGAAGTCACCGTCGTCGACAGCCTGACGATGGATCAGCCGAAGACGAAGGTGATGGCGGCGGTGCTGAAGGCGCTGGGCGTCGAGAAGGATAGCTGCCTGCTGGCGATCGATAATCACGACGCTGCGGTCTGGCGTTCCGCTCGGAATATTCCGACGCTCTCGGTCTCCCCTGCGGCCGATCTCAACGCACTGAAGCTGCTTGAGAAGCGACGGCTGGTGGTGACGACGAAGGCCCTGGATCAGATCCGCGGCAAGGTTCAGGGTGGTTGA
- the rplV gene encoding 50S ribosomal protein L22, producing MEFRAVYRYARIAPTKVHQVVNLIRGKTAQEGLNTLRYLPHRGARMVEKTLKSAIGNAEDRGARNAESLIIVEAKVDGGPMFKRIQPHARGMGFLIKKKFSHITVAVESPEALVAGAESEA from the coding sequence ATGGAATTCCGAGCGGTTTATCGCTATGCACGAATTGCACCGACGAAGGTGCATCAGGTGGTCAACCTGATCCGTGGAAAGACGGCTCAGGAGGGGTTGAATACGCTGCGGTATCTGCCGCATCGTGGAGCCCGGATGGTCGAGAAGACCCTGAAGAGCGCGATCGGGAACGCTGAGGATCGGGGCGCTCGGAATGCCGAGTCGTTGATCATCGTCGAAGCGAAGGTCGATGGCGGGCCGATGTTCAAGCGGATTCAACCGCACGCTCGCGGGATGGGTTTTTTGATCAAGAAGAAGTTTTCGCACATTACGGTGGCTGTGGAGTCACCCGAAGCGCTGGTGGCCGGAGCAGAGAGCGAAGCATAA
- the rpsQ gene encoding 30S ribosomal protein S17: MMRKHLTGVVTSDKMSKSRRVEVARVYRHPKYGKTIRRRIVCHMHDENNETHVGDLVEMIESRPLSKLKRWALVKIVQPAAKAAGSAADVVG; the protein is encoded by the coding sequence ATCATGCGGAAGCATCTGACCGGCGTAGTCACCAGCGACAAGATGAGCAAGTCGCGTCGCGTGGAAGTGGCTCGCGTTTATCGGCATCCGAAGTATGGGAAGACGATTCGGCGTCGGATCGTCTGTCACATGCATGACGAGAACAATGAGACGCATGTCGGCGATCTCGTCGAGATGATCGAGAGCCGCCCGCTGTCGAAGCTGAAGCGATGGGCGCTGGTGAAGATTGTCCAGCCGGCTGCGAAGGCGGCCGGTTCTGCGGCGGACGTCGTCGGCTGA
- the rpsG gene encoding 30S ribosomal protein S7, with translation MADRFTVSRTNLRPDTRYGSKLASKFINCLMHDGKKSVAQSVFYSALDMIAEKLPDRNPIEVFTAAVDNCRPGIEVRSKRVGGANYQVPTPVGPKRQQTLAIRWILQACRGKKGRPMDRKLAEEFLAAYRREGTAMTTRENVHRMADANKAFAHFAW, from the coding sequence ATGGCCGATCGTTTTACCGTCAGTCGTACGAATCTGCGGCCGGACACCCGGTATGGTTCGAAACTGGCTTCGAAGTTCATCAACTGTCTGATGCACGACGGCAAGAAGTCCGTGGCGCAGTCGGTGTTCTATTCGGCGCTCGACATGATCGCCGAGAAGCTGCCCGATCGGAATCCGATCGAGGTGTTCACGGCTGCGGTCGACAACTGCCGTCCGGGCATTGAAGTTCGCTCGAAGCGCGTGGGCGGTGCGAACTATCAGGTGCCGACGCCGGTCGGTCCGAAGCGGCAGCAGACGCTGGCGATCCGCTGGATCCTGCAGGCCTGCCGCGGCAAGAAGGGACGCCCGATGGACCGCAAGCTCGCCGAGGAATTTCTGGCGGCTTATCGTCGTGAAGGGACTGCGATGACGACGCGCGAGAACGTGCATCGTATGGCCGACGCTAACAAGGCGTTCGCTCACTTCGCCTGGTAA
- the rplC gene encoding 50S ribosomal protein L3, producing the protein MPRGLLGRKVGMTQVFDETGAVIPVTVLELGPCVVLQVRTAEKDGYEAVQLGFGDKPRRLASRAERGHVAAIGSKRQRSRQAAGVETLVKAETEPKQYVREFRTDGEKAEYAVGQVLTAAALADVAFVDVIGAIKGRGFAGGMKRHNFHGLCASHGVKKAHRSLGSTGQRQDPGRVFKGQKMPGHWGDSRVTVRRLKVVRIDEANNTVLIRGAVPGYNGAYVMVRETNCY; encoded by the coding sequence ATGCCCAGGGGCTTGTTGGGACGCAAAGTCGGGATGACGCAGGTCTTTGACGAGACCGGGGCGGTGATTCCGGTGACTGTTCTGGAGTTGGGGCCCTGCGTGGTTCTGCAGGTGCGGACTGCCGAAAAGGATGGCTATGAGGCCGTTCAGCTCGGATTTGGCGATAAGCCGCGTCGTCTGGCCAGTCGGGCGGAGCGCGGTCACGTGGCGGCGATTGGCAGCAAGCGTCAGAGGTCGCGCCAGGCGGCCGGCGTTGAGACGCTGGTGAAGGCTGAGACCGAGCCGAAGCAGTACGTGCGAGAGTTCCGGACGGATGGCGAGAAGGCCGAGTATGCAGTCGGTCAGGTGCTGACCGCTGCGGCTCTGGCGGACGTCGCGTTCGTCGATGTGATCGGGGCGATCAAGGGGCGTGGTTTCGCCGGCGGTATGAAGCGGCACAACTTTCACGGTCTGTGCGCCAGTCACGGCGTGAAGAAGGCTCACCGGTCGCTCGGTTCGACCGGTCAGCGACAAGATCCGGGCCGCGTGTTCAAGGGGCAGAAAATGCCCGGGCACTGGGGTGACAGTCGAGTGACCGTGCGTCGTCTCAAGGTTGTGCGAATTGACGAGGCGAACAACACGGTGCTCATTCGCGGTGCGGTGCCGGGTTACAACGGCGCGTACGTGATGGTGCGTGAGACGAACTGCTACTAA
- the rpsS gene encoding 30S ribosomal protein S19, producing MGRSLKKGPYVDAKLLKKIEKLEVARRKDPIKTWARRSTIAPEFIGHTFLVHNGRTHINVYVTEEMVGHKLGEFSQTRLFRGHGNKGGK from the coding sequence ATGGGCCGTTCGTTGAAAAAGGGGCCTTACGTCGACGCCAAGCTGCTCAAGAAGATTGAGAAGCTTGAGGTGGCTCGTCGCAAGGATCCGATCAAGACCTGGGCGCGTCGTTCGACGATCGCTCCGGAGTTTATCGGCCACACGTTTTTGGTCCACAACGGTCGGACGCACATTAACGTGTACGTCACGGAAGAAATGGTCGGGCACAAGCTGGGCGAGTTTTCTCAGACTCGTCTGTTCCGCGGCCACGGCAACAAGGGCGGCAAGTAG
- the rpsC gene encoding 30S ribosomal protein S3 — translation MGQKVRPTGFRVGIVEDWRSRWYATKREFGDLLIEDQKIRNFVKRKYEFAGISRIIIERTRDQVIVHLHTARPGIIIGRKGQEVDRLKAELEDQTGRRMELKIVEINQPQRSAILAAEDVAQQLVKRGSFRRVMKRTLDQVMEAGVEGVKMELSGRLGGAEMSRTEKASRGSIPLSTLRKHIDYGLAVAQTTMGVIGVKVWINLGEYTDEETTDGAHAQAGKAPQRAKRPRKR, via the coding sequence ATGGGTCAGAAGGTTCGGCCGACAGGTTTTCGAGTCGGGATCGTGGAAGACTGGCGGAGTCGCTGGTATGCGACGAAGCGGGAGTTCGGCGACCTGCTGATCGAAGATCAGAAGATCCGGAATTTCGTCAAGCGTAAGTACGAGTTCGCGGGGATCTCGCGGATCATTATCGAACGAACGCGGGATCAGGTGATCGTGCATCTGCATACCGCCCGGCCCGGGATTATCATCGGGCGGAAGGGGCAGGAGGTCGACCGTCTGAAGGCGGAGCTGGAAGACCAGACCGGCCGGCGGATGGAATTGAAGATCGTTGAAATCAATCAGCCGCAGCGGAGCGCGATTCTCGCTGCGGAGGACGTTGCCCAGCAACTGGTGAAGCGCGGCAGCTTCCGACGCGTCATGAAGCGGACGCTCGACCAGGTGATGGAAGCCGGCGTTGAGGGTGTCAAGATGGAGTTGTCCGGGCGACTCGGCGGCGCCGAGATGTCGCGGACGGAGAAGGCCAGCCGGGGTTCGATCCCGTTGTCGACGCTGCGGAAGCATATCGATTACGGCCTGGCGGTAGCGCAGACCACGATGGGCGTGATCGGCGTGAAGGTTTGGATCAACCTGGGCGAGTATACGGACGAGGAGACGACAGATGGCGCTCATGCCCAAGCGGGTAAAGCACCGCAAAGAGCAAAGAGGCCGCGTAAAAGGTAA
- the rplX gene encoding 50S ribosomal protein L24 translates to MRIRKGDSVIVVTGDDSAATPRKVLQLLDGGRKLVVEGVNRVYKHVRRGHPKSPQGGRLQLEMPIDASNVLLHCPACSHGTRVGLRYNDEGRKERYCKKCQATLSTVGAVRPAYAKKSE, encoded by the coding sequence ATGCGGATTCGCAAAGGTGATTCGGTGATTGTGGTCACCGGTGACGATTCGGCGGCCACGCCGCGGAAGGTGTTGCAGCTCCTGGACGGCGGGCGGAAGCTGGTTGTCGAGGGGGTGAATCGGGTCTACAAGCACGTCCGTCGCGGGCATCCGAAGAGCCCGCAGGGGGGGCGTCTGCAGCTCGAGATGCCGATTGACGCGTCGAACGTGCTGCTCCATTGCCCCGCCTGCAGCCACGGGACGCGGGTCGGTCTGCGATACAATGACGAGGGTCGCAAGGAGCGGTACTGCAAGAAGTGCCAGGCGACCTTGAGCACGGTAGGTGCGGTTCGGCCGGCCTACGCGAAGAAATCGGAATAG
- the rplP gene encoding 50S ribosomal protein L16: protein MALMPKRVKHRKEQRGRVKGNATRGNKVSFGDWGLQTVEAGFIKGQTIEACRVAATQYVRGEGKLYIRIFPNKPMTARPLETRMGTGKGEPDHWVAVVKPGKVLFELAGVSLEAARECFARVAYKLPVKVRLVGRLPGA from the coding sequence ATGGCGCTCATGCCCAAGCGGGTAAAGCACCGCAAAGAGCAAAGAGGCCGCGTAAAAGGTAACGCCACGCGGGGCAATAAAGTCTCCTTTGGCGACTGGGGTCTCCAGACCGTCGAGGCAGGCTTTATCAAGGGGCAGACGATTGAGGCCTGCCGCGTTGCGGCGACTCAGTATGTCCGCGGAGAAGGCAAACTCTATATCCGGATTTTCCCGAATAAGCCGATGACGGCCCGTCCGCTGGAAACGCGAATGGGTACCGGCAAGGGCGAACCGGACCACTGGGTGGCGGTTGTTAAGCCGGGAAAGGTCCTGTTCGAGCTGGCTGGCGTGAGTCTGGAAGCGGCACGCGAGTGTTTTGCGCGAGTTGCCTACAAGCTGCCCGTCAAGGTGCGGCTGGTCGGGCGGTTGCCGGGTGCTTGA
- a CDS encoding DUF1501 domain-containing protein: MALAWHENVSLTRRGWSRRGFLHGVSAAAAAAGTLNFRDAMSLQASELRKEGRSLIVLWMQGGPSQFETFDPKPGHENGGPTEAIETSVSGIRIAKGWEQTAKQMEHIALIRSMTNKEGNHDRATYQLHTGYIPSGSVRHPSLAANIAQEIRPEGLELPSVVTIGNQRVGSGTGAGFLGVDYEPFHVTQPGGLPDNVAAGTPAARYQRRLGLLGQLEDDFASRGGQVVVENHRRIYDKASSLVLSPQTEAFNLAAESDSLRKEYGDTVFGKGCLLARRLVESGVTYVEVRAGNWDTHQENFEATGRLAGEVDPGMGALIGDLHQRGMLERTMVVWMGEFGRTPKINPRNGRDHYPRAFSVAVAGGGVKGGQVIGSTGKDGGEISDRPVAVNDLFSSICHSLQVNPAHENMSPLGRPMKIVDGGEIVKELFA; encoded by the coding sequence ATGGCTCTGGCATGGCACGAAAACGTTTCGCTGACGCGGCGAGGCTGGTCGCGGCGCGGGTTTTTGCATGGCGTTTCGGCGGCAGCCGCCGCGGCGGGAACGCTGAATTTTCGTGATGCGATGTCGCTGCAGGCCAGCGAGTTGCGGAAAGAGGGGCGGTCGCTGATCGTTCTGTGGATGCAGGGTGGACCCAGCCAGTTTGAGACGTTCGACCCGAAGCCGGGTCACGAGAATGGCGGCCCGACCGAGGCGATCGAAACGTCGGTCAGCGGGATTCGAATTGCGAAGGGCTGGGAGCAGACGGCGAAGCAGATGGAGCACATCGCGCTGATCCGCTCGATGACCAATAAAGAGGGGAACCACGACCGGGCAACGTACCAGCTCCATACGGGGTACATCCCATCGGGTTCAGTGCGGCACCCGTCGCTGGCGGCGAATATCGCCCAGGAAATCCGTCCGGAAGGGCTGGAATTGCCTTCGGTGGTGACGATCGGCAACCAGCGGGTCGGTTCGGGAACGGGGGCCGGTTTCCTGGGCGTGGATTATGAGCCGTTCCATGTCACGCAGCCGGGCGGGTTGCCGGACAACGTGGCGGCGGGGACTCCGGCGGCGCGATATCAGCGGCGGCTGGGGTTGCTGGGACAACTGGAGGACGACTTTGCGTCCCGCGGCGGGCAGGTGGTGGTTGAGAACCATCGACGGATCTACGACAAGGCGTCGAGCCTGGTCCTCAGTCCGCAGACGGAGGCGTTTAATCTGGCCGCCGAGTCGGACTCGCTGCGGAAGGAGTACGGGGACACGGTGTTCGGGAAGGGGTGTCTGCTGGCTCGGCGGCTGGTGGAGTCGGGCGTGACCTACGTGGAGGTCCGGGCAGGGAACTGGGATACGCACCAGGAGAACTTCGAGGCGACAGGCCGGCTGGCGGGGGAGGTCGATCCGGGAATGGGGGCGCTGATCGGCGACTTGCACCAGCGCGGAATGCTCGAACGGACGATGGTGGTCTGGATGGGCGAGTTCGGGCGGACTCCGAAAATCAACCCGCGGAACGGGCGCGATCACTACCCGCGGGCGTTCTCGGTGGCCGTCGCCGGGGGGGGCGTGAAGGGGGGGCAGGTTATTGGTTCGACCGGGAAAGACGGGGGAGAGATCTCCGATCGACCGGTGGCGGTCAACGATTTGTTTTCGTCGATCTGCCATTCGTTGCAGGTCAATCCGGCGCATGAGAACATGAGCCCGCTCGGACGTCCGATGAAGATCGTGGACGGGGGCGAAATTGTGAAGGAACTCTTCGCGTAA
- the rplB gene encoding 50S ribosomal protein L2, whose amino-acid sequence MGLRKYKPTSPGRRSGMVSDFAEITDKNKKPEKGLLVPAKKRGGRNFQGKITIRHRGGGHKRMYRLIDFRRTKDDIAGTVTHIEYDPNRTCRIALIQYADGEKSYILAAEGMKAGDQVFNGPNAEPKPGNCMPMENIPLGTTIHNIEMQPGRGGQLVRSAGVSAVLNAREGNWAQITLPSGEVRRLPVKCRATIGTIGNGEHMNIVIGKAGRVRWKGRRPRVRGSAMNPVAHPMGGGEGRRSGGRHPVSPTGKLSKGGRTRNPRKPSKNAIVRRRKSVRYGQLKT is encoded by the coding sequence ATGGGTCTTCGAAAATACAAGCCGACGAGCCCCGGACGGCGGAGCGGGATGGTCAGCGATTTCGCTGAGATCACCGACAAGAACAAGAAGCCCGAGAAGGGTTTGCTGGTTCCGGCGAAGAAGCGTGGCGGTCGTAACTTCCAGGGGAAGATCACGATCCGCCATCGCGGCGGCGGTCATAAGCGGATGTACCGGCTGATCGACTTCAGGCGGACGAAGGACGATATCGCCGGGACTGTGACGCACATTGAGTACGATCCCAACCGGACGTGCCGGATTGCTTTGATTCAGTATGCGGACGGCGAGAAGTCTTACATTCTTGCGGCCGAGGGGATGAAGGCGGGCGATCAGGTCTTTAACGGACCGAACGCAGAGCCGAAGCCCGGCAACTGCATGCCGATGGAGAACATTCCGCTCGGCACCACGATTCATAACATTGAGATGCAGCCTGGTCGCGGCGGCCAACTGGTGCGCAGCGCCGGCGTCTCCGCCGTGCTCAACGCCCGCGAGGGGAACTGGGCGCAGATCACGTTGCCTTCCGGCGAAGTCCGACGTCTGCCGGTCAAGTGTCGGGCGACGATCGGAACGATCGGGAACGGCGAGCACATGAATATCGTGATCGGCAAGGCCGGTCGCGTGCGATGGAAGGGGCGTCGGCCCCGCGTCCGCGGTTCGGCGATGAACCCGGTTGCTCACCCGATGGGTGGTGGTGAAGGCCGCCGTTCGGGCGGTCGGCATCCGGTCAGTCCCACGGGCAAGCTGTCGAAGGGCGGTCGTACGCGGAATCCGCGTAAGCCGTCGAAGAACGCGATCGTGCGTCGGCGGAAATCGGTACGCTACGGTCAGTTGAAGACCTAG
- the rpsJ gene encoding 30S ribosomal protein S10, translating into MAGAKQECIRIRMEAYDHSVLDQSVSEIVDTAKRTGAIVHGPIPLPTRIERYTVLRSPHIDRKSREQFEIRTHKRLIDILQPTGKTIDALNKLSLPAGVDVKIRASAG; encoded by the coding sequence GTGGCTGGCGCAAAACAGGAATGCATCCGGATCCGGATGGAAGCCTACGATCACTCGGTGCTCGATCAGTCTGTGTCTGAAATCGTCGATACGGCGAAGCGGACTGGGGCGATCGTGCATGGGCCGATCCCGCTGCCGACGCGCATTGAGCGGTATACGGTGCTGCGAAGCCCGCATATTGACCGTAAGTCTCGTGAGCAATTTGAAATTCGGACGCACAAGCGTCTGATCGATATTCTTCAGCCAACCGGCAAGACCATCGACGCGCTGAACAAGCTGTCGTTGCCGGCTGGTGTGGATGTCAAGATTCGGGCCTCGGCCGGCTAG
- the rpmC gene encoding 50S ribosomal protein L29 gives MNKAKQLREMSSEQLEFQMRETQQSLFKLRFQAATEKLDAPSSLRKLRREIARIKTVLREREEVPAGA, from the coding sequence ATGAATAAAGCCAAACAGCTTCGCGAAATGAGTTCTGAACAGCTTGAGTTTCAAATGCGTGAAACTCAGCAGAGCCTGTTCAAGCTCCGGTTTCAGGCGGCGACGGAAAAGCTGGATGCTCCAAGCAGCCTGCGAAAGCTGCGTCGTGAGATTGCCCGGATCAAGACGGTGTTGCGCGAGCGGGAAGAGGTCCCCGCGGGGGCATAG
- the rplW gene encoding 50S ribosomal protein L23: MAEQYVPGLQLEPYQVVLRPLVTEKGTYLSQRNNAYTFEVNPLATKEDIRRSVQELWNVRVVGVRTQNRVGKPRRHKMMQGQMKSWKKAIVELHEDDRIAFF, from the coding sequence ATGGCTGAGCAATACGTGCCGGGACTGCAGTTGGAGCCCTACCAGGTGGTGCTGCGTCCGCTGGTGACGGAGAAGGGGACGTATCTGTCCCAGCGTAATAACGCGTATACGTTTGAGGTGAATCCGCTCGCGACCAAAGAGGATATTCGACGTTCCGTGCAGGAGCTGTGGAATGTGCGCGTGGTTGGCGTGCGGACGCAGAATCGGGTCGGCAAGCCGCGTCGTCACAAGATGATGCAGGGGCAGATGAAGTCGTGGAAGAAGGCGATCGTCGAGTTGCATGAAGATGATCGAATCGCGTTCTTCTAA